The following are from one region of the Pseudodesulfovibrio piezophilus C1TLV30 genome:
- the metW gene encoding methionine biosynthesis protein MetW, producing the protein MRFDLQVIASWIEPGAKVLDLGCRSGSLLDHLRKTKKTRGTGIERDEDAAGEAIAKGLSVIHGDIYEEIEDYPNNTFDYVILSQTLQQVHDPAELIREMLRVGTRCIVSFPNFTHIKNRFQMFFTGRAPVSKELPYEWFNSPNIHVIPIADFRRFCDGLGVPIVKEVAIATHHHDTKGRIITFRPNLFATFGIFMLGQADGSQK; encoded by the coding sequence ATGCGGTTTGATCTTCAGGTCATAGCCTCGTGGATAGAGCCCGGAGCCAAGGTACTTGACCTCGGATGTCGCTCCGGGTCGTTGCTTGACCATCTTCGAAAAACAAAAAAGACCCGTGGTACTGGTATCGAGAGAGACGAGGATGCCGCTGGCGAGGCCATCGCCAAGGGGTTATCCGTGATTCACGGCGATATTTACGAAGAGATCGAGGACTATCCGAACAATACTTTCGATTATGTCATTCTCTCCCAGACATTGCAGCAGGTTCATGATCCGGCGGAATTGATCCGGGAGATGCTCCGTGTCGGAACACGGTGCATTGTTTCTTTCCCGAACTTTACGCACATCAAAAACCGCTTTCAGATGTTTTTTACCGGACGTGCTCCAGTCTCCAAAGAGCTGCCGTACGAATGGTTCAACTCCCCGAATATTCATGTTATTCCCATCGCTGATTTTCGTCGATTTTGCGATGGACTGGGGGTTCCCATTGTCAAGGAAGTGGCCATTGCCACGCATCACCATGACACCAAGGGGCGAATCATCACTTTTCGACCGAATTTATTTGCGACTTTTGGTATTTTTATGCTTGGGCAGGCCGATGGAAGCCAAAAATGA
- a CDS encoding NmrA family NAD(P)-binding protein encodes MSRIFVAGASGNIGAALLAALHVSQAEVVAGVHDPDKAKALKELDVDARLFDFQDPDSLARAMEGCQRMFLVLPMVETMTRFGHLAVQAAKQVGIEYIVRSSGYAASSDAHWRLGREHGMVDQFVEDSGIPFTILRPNTFMQNFASRMAGMVRSGVLALPEEAACVSYIDVRDVAACAAALLLDPGEHENRSYALTGPEGLSGAEVADRIGKAVGQDILYQPISEEEFIKIQTECGLGEWQRSMLVSLSRVVKLGMMGNVTKAVEHLTGTPARAFETFAAENVTAWK; translated from the coding sequence ATGAGCAGGATTTTCGTGGCCGGGGCTTCCGGCAATATAGGGGCGGCCTTGCTGGCCGCATTGCATGTGTCTCAGGCCGAAGTGGTTGCCGGAGTCCATGACCCCGACAAGGCCAAGGCGCTGAAGGAGCTGGATGTCGATGCCCGGTTGTTCGATTTTCAGGACCCTGATTCTCTGGCTCGGGCCATGGAAGGGTGTCAGCGCATGTTTTTAGTCCTGCCCATGGTCGAAACCATGACTCGATTCGGGCATCTGGCTGTTCAGGCAGCCAAGCAGGTGGGGATCGAATATATCGTCCGGTCTTCCGGGTATGCGGCTTCGTCCGATGCCCATTGGCGGCTGGGGCGGGAGCACGGCATGGTTGATCAGTTCGTGGAGGATTCCGGTATTCCCTTCACCATTTTGAGGCCCAATACTTTCATGCAGAATTTTGCCTCGCGTATGGCAGGTATGGTCCGTTCCGGGGTCCTGGCACTGCCCGAGGAGGCCGCCTGTGTTAGTTATATCGATGTGCGTGATGTCGCTGCTTGCGCCGCTGCCCTGCTGCTTGACCCTGGAGAACACGAGAATCGGTCATATGCTTTGACCGGCCCGGAAGGGCTTTCTGGTGCAGAAGTTGCTGACAGGATTGGAAAAGCTGTGGGACAGGACATACTCTATCAACCGATCAGCGAAGAAGAATTTATCAAAATTCAGACCGAATGCGGTCTTGGAGAGTGGCAACGCTCCATGCTGGTCAGCCTCAGTCGGGTGGTCAAGCTGGGCATGATGGGTAATGTCACCAAGGCCGTGGAGCATCTGACCGGCACTCCGGCCAGAGCTTTCGAGACCTTTGCCGCTGAAAATGTCACAGCCTGGAAATAG
- the metX gene encoding homoserine O-acetyltransferase MetX yields MSEYIETLDTGQSVGTVQRQVFTFGEAGVGLVLESGRTLAPVSLAYETCGTLNKDGSNAILICHALTGDSHVAGVYREDDPKPGWWEIMIGPGKPIDTNRYFVICSNVIGGCMGSTGPTCANPRTGKPYGAEFPVVTIGDMVRCQRRLVESLGIDRLLAVIGGSVGGMQVLEWSVRYPEKVCAAVPLATTTKHSAQAIAFNEVARQAIMADPKWNGGDYYESGRPEHGLAVARMVGHITYLSDESMRHKFDRRLQDRCELSFDFEADFQVESYLRYQGNKFVDRFDANSFLYLTKAADYFNLENQYGDGSLVAAFSRAQGRFLVVSFTSDWLYPTYQSKTMVKAMKKNGLDVSFCEIEAPWGHDAFLLPNDRLNALIGGFLDRVSAECLSGGDDAV; encoded by the coding sequence ATGAGCGAATACATAGAGACACTTGATACCGGTCAATCCGTTGGCACGGTACAGCGGCAGGTCTTTACCTTTGGCGAAGCTGGTGTCGGCCTGGTCCTGGAAAGTGGCAGAACTCTGGCTCCGGTCAGTCTTGCCTATGAGACGTGCGGAACCTTGAACAAGGATGGATCCAATGCCATCCTGATCTGCCATGCCCTGACCGGGGATTCTCATGTGGCCGGAGTGTACCGAGAGGATGACCCCAAGCCCGGATGGTGGGAGATCATGATCGGGCCGGGCAAACCTATTGATACAAATCGATATTTCGTTATTTGTTCCAATGTGATCGGGGGATGCATGGGGTCCACCGGACCAACCTGTGCCAATCCGAGAACCGGAAAGCCATATGGTGCGGAATTTCCCGTGGTTACTATCGGCGATATGGTGCGCTGCCAGCGGCGCTTGGTCGAGTCCCTTGGCATAGATCGCCTGCTGGCCGTGATCGGCGGCTCCGTGGGAGGGATGCAAGTGCTGGAATGGTCTGTCCGCTACCCGGAAAAGGTTTGCGCGGCCGTGCCATTGGCGACAACGACCAAACATTCGGCTCAAGCTATCGCTTTCAATGAAGTGGCCCGACAGGCAATCATGGCCGACCCCAAATGGAACGGGGGCGATTATTACGAATCCGGGCGTCCCGAGCATGGATTGGCTGTGGCCCGTATGGTCGGGCATATCACCTATCTTTCGGATGAATCCATGCGGCATAAATTTGATCGCCGCTTGCAGGACCGGTGTGAACTTTCTTTTGACTTCGAGGCCGACTTTCAGGTGGAGAGCTATCTGCGGTATCAGGGAAACAAGTTCGTGGATCGGTTCGATGCCAATTCTTTTCTCTACCTAACCAAGGCTGCCGATTATTTCAATCTGGAAAATCAGTATGGAGATGGTTCCCTGGTGGCGGCCTTTTCGCGTGCTCAAGGTCGGTTTCTCGTGGTCTCCTTCACTTCGGACTGGCTCTATCCGACGTATCAATCCAAGACCATGGTCAAAGCTATGAAGAAGAACGGTCTGGACGTCAGTTTCTGCGAAATCGAAGCCCCTTGGGGACATGATGCTTTTCTTTTACCCAATGACAGATTGAATGCACTCATCGGTGGATTCCTCGACAGGGTCTCGGCCGAGTGTCTCTCGGGAGGTGATGATGCGGTTTGA